The Geotrypetes seraphini chromosome 8, aGeoSer1.1, whole genome shotgun sequence genome includes a region encoding these proteins:
- the ALKBH2 gene encoding DNA oxidative demethylase ALKBH2 isoform X1 has translation MGPVGNHSTFVSTCLCRWLSSSLCSLHPAEQSCSIYHWISQQLSQIIIMDKFLVKIPSNCIAGKSRRENLEEMGQDEDDPIFTSEEKHTNKKFKSNTCIKGVILQAKRDKNFTWKKISAEGLDCDYTLLFNKTEADKIFCDLEKEITYFSGDSTKVQVYGKWHNIPRKQVTYGDPGLTYTYSGVTLSPKPWIPVLDYIRDRLMQATGHRFNFVLINRYKDGNDHIGEHRDDEKELVPQSPIASVSFGACRDFFFRHGASRGKKPLQRIEPVKLELAHGSLLLMNYPTNVHWYHSLPVRKKVLLPRINLTFRKVKNLK, from the exons AACAAAGCTGTTCCATTTATCACTGGATTTCACAACAGCTATCACAAATCATTATTATGGATAAATTTCTGGTTAAAATACCAAGCAACTGCATTGCTGGAAAAAGCAGAAGGGAAAACCTGGAAGAGATGGGGCAAGATGAAGATGACCCTATATTTACGAGTGaagaaaaacatacaaataaaaaATTCAAAAGCAACACATGCATAAAAGGTGTCATTCTACAAGCGAAACGAGACAAGAATTTTACGTGGAAGAAAATCAGTGCTGAAGGCTTAGACTGTGATTATACATTGTTGTTTAACAAAACTGAGGCAGATAAGATTTTCTGTGACCTGGAAAAAGAAATCACATATTTTTCAG GTGATTCCACTAAGGTACAGGTTTATGGGAAATGGCACAACATCCCAAGAAAACAAGTAACCTATGGTGACCCTGGTTTAACGTATACCTACTCGGGTGTTACTCTATCTCCCAAGCCCTGGATACCAGTGCTGGACTACATCAGAGACCGTCTCATGCAAGCTACTGGCCACAGATTTAATTTTGTTCTAATTAACAG ATACAAGGATGGAAATGATCACATAGGGGAACACAGAGATGATGAGAAAGAGCTGGTTCCACAGAGCCCCATTGCCTCCGTATCATTTGGAGCCTGCAGGGACTTTTTCTTTCGCCACGGAGCCTCTCGTGGTAAAAAGCCTTTGCAGAGGATTGAGCCAGTTAAACTGGAACTCGCACACGGCAGCCTGCTGCTGATGAACTATCCTACGAACGTGCACTGGTACCACAGCCTGCCTGTTCGAAAGAAAGTGCTGCTACCAAGGATCAATCTGACATTTCGGAAAGTCAAGAATTTAAAGTGA
- the ALKBH2 gene encoding DNA oxidative demethylase ALKBH2 isoform X2, producing the protein MDKFLVKIPSNCIAGKSRRENLEEMGQDEDDPIFTSEEKHTNKKFKSNTCIKGVILQAKRDKNFTWKKISAEGLDCDYTLLFNKTEADKIFCDLEKEITYFSGDSTKVQVYGKWHNIPRKQVTYGDPGLTYTYSGVTLSPKPWIPVLDYIRDRLMQATGHRFNFVLINRYKDGNDHIGEHRDDEKELVPQSPIASVSFGACRDFFFRHGASRGKKPLQRIEPVKLELAHGSLLLMNYPTNVHWYHSLPVRKKVLLPRINLTFRKVKNLK; encoded by the exons ATGGATAAATTTCTGGTTAAAATACCAAGCAACTGCATTGCTGGAAAAAGCAGAAGGGAAAACCTGGAAGAGATGGGGCAAGATGAAGATGACCCTATATTTACGAGTGaagaaaaacatacaaataaaaaATTCAAAAGCAACACATGCATAAAAGGTGTCATTCTACAAGCGAAACGAGACAAGAATTTTACGTGGAAGAAAATCAGTGCTGAAGGCTTAGACTGTGATTATACATTGTTGTTTAACAAAACTGAGGCAGATAAGATTTTCTGTGACCTGGAAAAAGAAATCACATATTTTTCAG GTGATTCCACTAAGGTACAGGTTTATGGGAAATGGCACAACATCCCAAGAAAACAAGTAACCTATGGTGACCCTGGTTTAACGTATACCTACTCGGGTGTTACTCTATCTCCCAAGCCCTGGATACCAGTGCTGGACTACATCAGAGACCGTCTCATGCAAGCTACTGGCCACAGATTTAATTTTGTTCTAATTAACAG ATACAAGGATGGAAATGATCACATAGGGGAACACAGAGATGATGAGAAAGAGCTGGTTCCACAGAGCCCCATTGCCTCCGTATCATTTGGAGCCTGCAGGGACTTTTTCTTTCGCCACGGAGCCTCTCGTGGTAAAAAGCCTTTGCAGAGGATTGAGCCAGTTAAACTGGAACTCGCACACGGCAGCCTGCTGCTGATGAACTATCCTACGAACGTGCACTGGTACCACAGCCTGCCTGTTCGAAAGAAAGTGCTGCTACCAAGGATCAATCTGACATTTCGGAAAGTCAAGAATTTAAAGTGA